The following nucleotide sequence is from Coffea eugenioides isolate CCC68of chromosome 3, Ceug_1.0, whole genome shotgun sequence.
TAATGctatagcttttgaaaattCTAGgtcttatttcaatttcttttctttccttaagctttACATTTGGATAGCTAACTTTaggaaaaatttcaaaatacgAGATTTACAAATTTTAGCGAAAAGCCtgggagacttgctcggcaagaaaactcTATTTTTGGGAATAAATCTTGCAAAAAGCCGTATctttagagaaatgttcaaagtaactttctagCTTTGATATTCAGAGGTTTATCGACTTATTTCaataaaataatactagttacttTATTTTAGAAAAGTACCTCAAGGAAAACCATAAGAAATATCTTTTCTACTGTTGTCAAGTTTTAATCTAAGGAACCCTTGATCTTTCTAAGGGAAAGTGaactagtagtatattaaatatacctcaatgactataagcttaaaaactgagtagaaacttatagtttcaaatttttggttttagggttttccgaggacgcggaattcgatccccaacttgatatctgaactccactcttggtgagtgtccctgtcTGTTCTATGCCTATCCgtttaaagtgctttcttgacttgttatgtgatagGTTGAAATATTGGTTTCTGATCCACCGAAGTGAgctgtgtgtactttatcacactagccgttcgagtggtgacctGTGCAAAATATTTTCTCCtaaatccttgaatctaaatgtagttacgtcgttgggtgaatccctcgacgcatgAATCTAACTACCATAAATCAATATGTAGTTACGTCGGTGGGCGAATTCCTCGACGCATGTATCTAACTACAATAAGtcattgggtgaatccctcgacgcatgTATCTGATTGCAATCACGTTGTTTGGTCAATTCCTCGACGCATGTATCTGATTGCAATCACGTCATTGGatgaatccctcgactaattttatacgggtatatctcgagtatactgcgtcggtagacgaagttcgggcccgaagcagaggtatgaacggtgacgggttaggattaaaataagtggatctacatggattataagtagtgaaagttgacggagggtcaactacgatggtATCTGATCAAGCGTgaaaaatggctcctgagagcccctgtatcctatcgtgtgctgttacacgctttcctaactgttcaatttgattgaattattactcgctgtttgatttatgtgattgcatgttttggggcaccactgagctttagctcaccccacgtttattgttttccttaacaggttctggaaactgaaagctGGATGCTTACTTATGTttttccttttggcttgtattTGAATACTATAACCTATTCTGTGGGCTGTAATGTGTTATTTGGGATAAAGTAAATTTCCATTTtggattgctacttgaagttggaaattgtgtaaaccctaattctaTTGCTTGGCTTGTAAGTTTGTATTTGGGATTTATGTATGTATCTATCCGGACTGGTGCGACTTTAGACTTTGGTTTGTAGCACGTGGGACGTTTAAGAGCCTCGACTGGTTATTTTGTCATTGCTATCTCTGATGTTAAGGTGGATTTAAGGATGATCCTTTTTAGGAAAAATTGTTTTATCATAGAGTAAGTTATCCTTCGAAAgatttgggttagaatgcttgcgtgagtcctggcgagagctgggcagacggcccgccaaccctttggttcgcctcaggggaaagtggggtcgccaTAGGttgtatcagagcctaggttagaaaagttatttgaaagacATATTAAATATGTAGAAACCTTAATCCTCTCTAAGAATAAGAATTGAGACCATTAGAATTACCTTAAGTGGTATCTGATCCAGTTAGCTATTTAAGTTCTAACCTTTAAGTATTGATTATTTTGCAGGTATGGAGAATGGTAATGGACATGTTAATGGTAACGGCGCGGCTAATGGACATGTAGAGCCGCTGAGATCCATTTCCAATAGGCCTCGAGGTGGAGGAGGTCGAGTTCGATACTCGCCTGCTGATAGGCAACCTAGATGCCAGTGTAGAGTCACATATGCTTACCCCAACGACTTGGTGTTATCCCTAGATGATGAGCGCCGCCACTTGTGGGACGCTAACCACACCTTGACCCAGGATGTGGAGGAGCTGAGTATCATGGTGGATACCCAGTTCGACCGCATAGCTGATTTGGAGATTAGGCTAACTGCTGAGCATAATATGCTGGAGGTTGCTCGGTTGGAGATAGAGCGACAGAGGTCTAGAGTGACCCGACTTGCTGAGGGGATCAGAGATAGGAGTGCTGGCATCAAGGCTGATGCTTCTATGCTTATGGATGAGGCCACTAGTTACCTTCAGGATGATGAGCAGGCAGGCGccgaggaggacccggaggaggatccggaggggGATCCGGCTGAGGACGTTGCTCCTGAtagccctgctgagggttagATTAGGTTGACTTGATAGTATCGGATACGTAGGATCAGAAAAGGGACATTAGTTAAGTCATCAAATTTTGTCTAGGTGAATGACTTACTTCCGAGGCACCATATccctaaaattttgtttaaGGGATTATCTGTATGTATTTTTGCTAACGTATGTGCCTTACTTTTGGGAAATGTTccaacttgctaattgtatgactGTTCCACGGAAATATATATGTTAagtgtttcattttcttttcctctatTTCCATGTTGGTTTTAATCACATAACGAATcataaaaattaattataaataaaattttgcctAATTATCTTACCCTTCAGTAATAGGCATAATTAGGCAATGGATCGCCAAATGGTGGGAAGGAGCCGTGGGAGACCCACTAGACAACACCCGGAAGCGGGTGGTGATAGGGAACCCGAGGTCAATCAAGACCAAGGGCAAGAGGGAGTGGCCGGAGATCAGGTGGCCACCGCAATTAACCGTATCATTGATGTCTTGGAGCGCTTGACTGAACATCAAGCCTCTGGGCCAGTGCACCGCCAAGGAGGCCCAGCCGATTCTGAGGACCGGGCACTGGAGAGGTTTCTAAAGTTTGGACCTCCTAAATTCTACGGAGGACCCGAACCTGATATAGCTGAGGGATGGTGGGAGAGAATCTCCGACATCTTCGCAGCTTTAAACTAAACGGAAGAGCGGCAGGTGATTTTTGCCGCATTCCAGTTCGAGGGAGCTGCTCGCTCCTGGTGGAATCTGGTAAGGACTAATTGGGACAGGAACCATACTCCAAGGACTTGGGCaaacttcacaagggagttcaatgccaaatttcttccacctcttatccaagaaaagagggaggatgactTCATAAAATGTAAGCAAGGGGcgatgagtgtcgccgaatatgaagTCCAGTTCACAGAACTATCccgttttgctcctgaattggtgaCCACGGAGCAAAGGCGAGTTAGAAGGTTTGTGCAAGGTCTGAATGTAGAAATACAGGAAGGTTTAGCTGCTGTAAGGATTGATACCTTTGCAGATGCTGTCGAGAAAGCCCAGAGAGTTGAAGTAGCTCGGGCTCAAGTGAAATCTTTTCAGGCTAAGAAGAGATTTGCTCCTAGCAGTAGTCGGGAGCCGACTTATGGAAATACTCCACCGGCCAAAATGGGCCGAGGAACCCTTGGGGCGAATAACCCTGGAGCATCACGAGGCGCCCAAGCAAGAGGAAACGGGGCCAGGAATGCAGGGGGACGGAATAATGGAACCCGAGTGGGACCGATTGGAAGGGGACAACCCAGGAATACCTCACAAGGAGGCCGAGCAATGGTTTCCCAAGTAAGTTGTACATTTTGTAAGAAACCTGGCCATACTATAGATGGTTGCTGGAAGAAGCAAGGGAAGTGCTTGAGATGCGGAAGTGGCGAGCACCAAATTGCTGGATGTCCAAAAATGCAGGAAGGGGGTAATCCAAATGCTAGGCCAAACACTTCTGGAGGGAGCCGGCCAACAGTTCCTGCCAGGGTGTATGCTATAGATGACCAACCtgtacctgattcctcggaaGTCGTGGAAGGTACTCTCCCCATTTTTCATCGATTAGCTAAAGTGTTAATTGACCCTGGTGCAACACATTCATTCGTAAATCCATCATTTATGTCTGGAATAGATGTGAGACCTGTTAGATTACCCTTCGATCTTGAAGTTAAGACACCAATGGGTAATAAGAGGATAATCGCTAGCTTAGCTTATAAGAATTGTgaattctggattggagagcg
It contains:
- the LOC113766464 gene encoding uncharacterized protein LOC113766464; translation: MSVAEYEVQFTELSRFAPELVTTEQRRVRRFVQGLNVEIQEGLAAVRIDTFADAVEKAQRVEVARAQVKSFQAKKRFAPSSSREPTYGNTPPAKMGRGTLGANNPGASRGAQARGNGARNAGGRNNGTRVGPIGRGQPRNTSQGGRAMVSQVSCTFCKKPGHTIDGCWKKQGKCLRCGSGEHQIAGCPKMQEGGNPNARPNTSGGSRPTVPARVYAIDDQPVPDSSEVVEGTLPIFHRLAKVLIDPGATHSFVNPSFMSGIDVRPVRLPFDLEVKTPMGNKRIIASLAYKNCEFWIGERKTLVDLVSLDIKWYDVIIGMDFLAQYHAKLDCRAKVVELCIPGEATLRLDVKGRLASSAMISGIRARKMLSKGAQGFLVFMINAPSDQTKLEDVPVVQEFSDVFPEELKTLPPDREVEFKIDLVPGTAPISKTPYRMAPAELKELKIQLQDLLEKESL